A part of Dreissena polymorpha isolate Duluth1 chromosome 13, UMN_Dpol_1.0, whole genome shotgun sequence genomic DNA contains:
- the LOC127856298 gene encoding uncharacterized protein LOC127856298 encodes MLNKISVMRIIILVHLLVTKQYHAGKAPTLTSLIKFEECQTENLGHVFLVGKDVSLRKCAAHCSKKDWCKGLAFVKNLMLCSLYNNMTSWEKMQSTRGDCAVIYKANLTGINFADVELEKLNECDEFVSVANGIVLGNMNREGNRKQVVCNEWFKIESGGSDISQCRNGTWAPKPKCVQACKDGWTLFGNSCYYLAENKMTADEAKNACKSVGGTLLTWTTDHDKEFLDSIRGDGLWTGWTAWTVWRTESNQIQNMYTNEIISWDQCHHGRQTPSDDHKCIAVHIQFGLTKPCLHFETCSNQWKTACKHDLVHTN; translated from the exons ATGCTGAACAAAATATCAGTTATGAGGATCATAATTCTTGTTCACCTATTGGTAACGAAACAATATCATGCGGGTAAAGCGCCAACGTTAACTTCTTTAATAAAATTTGAAGAATGCCAGACGGAAAACTTGGGGCACGTGTTTCTAGTTGGAAAGGATGTCAGCCTACGCAAGTGTGCAGCGCATTGCTCGAAGAAGGACTGGTGTAAAGGTTTAGCGTTTGTAAAGAATCTGATGTTGTGCAGTCTTTACAACAATATGACCTCATGGGAGAAAATGCAAAGCACTCGAGGCGATTGTGCCGTAATCTACAAAGCTAATCTAACAGGAATAAACTTTGCTGATGTTGAACTGGAGAAACTTAACG AGTGCGATGAATTCGTCAGTGTGGCTAACGGAATCGTTCTTGGAAACATGAACAGGGAGGGCAACCGGAAGCAGGTGGTTTGTAACGAATGGTTTAAAATAGAAAGCGGCGGAAGTGACATAAGTCAATGTAGAAATGGGACATGGGCACCAAAACCAAAATGTGTCCAAG CATGCAAAGACGGTTGGACACTATTTGGGAATTCATGCTACTACTTAGCGGAAAACAAAATGACAGCCGATGAAGCAAAG AATGCGTGTAAATCAGTCGGTGGGACACTTCTGACATGGACAACAGATCACGACAAGGAATTCCTTGACTCTATTCGAG GTGATGGGTTATGGACGGGATGGACTGCATGGACTGTATGGCGAACAGAGAGCAATCAAATTCAGAACATGTACACAAACGAGATTATCAGTTGGGATCAGTGCCATCACGGTCGTCAAACCCCGAGCGATGATCATAAGTGCATAGCCGTACACATTCAATTTGGTTTGACGAAGCCTTGTTTGCATTTTGAAACCTGCAGTAACCAATGGAAGACTGCTTGCAAGCATGATTTGGTAcacacaaattaa